One window of Nostoc sp. C052 genomic DNA carries:
- a CDS encoding Uma2 family endonuclease: MTAITLNLEPLINLTFEQFYQLCQVNPDAKLERTASGELVVMAPTGGETGSRNRRLTQRLGTWTDEDGTGEAFDSSTMFQLPNGALRSPDAAWIPLARWQALAPDERKTFPPICPDFVVELRSDSDTLKSLQDKMQEYIKNGTRLGWLIDPKGEQVEIYRQGKEKEVLLSPNQLSGEDVLSGFNLNLQGIL; the protein is encoded by the coding sequence ATGACTGCTATTACCCTGAACCTAGAACCATTAATCAATCTCACTTTTGAGCAGTTTTATCAGCTATGTCAAGTCAACCCTGATGCTAAACTAGAGCGCACCGCATCAGGAGAATTAGTAGTTATGGCGCCGACTGGTGGAGAAACTGGTAGTCGAAATCGCAGATTAACTCAACGCTTGGGAACTTGGACAGATGAAGATGGGACTGGAGAAGCTTTTGACTCTTCAACGATGTTTCAACTTCCCAACGGGGCTTTACGTTCACCTGATGCAGCTTGGATTCCTTTAGCGCGATGGCAAGCACTGGCTCCTGATGAAAGAAAGACTTTTCCTCCCATTTGTCCAGACTTTGTAGTAGAACTGCGGTCTGATTCCGACACCCTCAAGTCCCTTCAAGACAAAATGCAGGAGTATATAAAGAATGGTACGCGGTTAGGCTGGCTAATTGACCCCAAAGGTGAGCAAGTGGAAATTTATCGCCAGGGAAAAGAGAAGGAAGTGCTACTATCACCAAATCAGTTATCGGGGGAAGATGTACTATCAGGTTTTAACTTGAATTTACAAGGAATTCTCTAG
- a CDS encoding response regulator transcription factor, producing MSAQLLLVDDEPGIREAVKDYLQESGFSVQVASNALEGWEWMQLNTPDLVISDVMMPQVDGYQFLKQLREDPRFQTLPVVFLTAKGMTGDRIQGYHAGVDAYLPKPFDPDELVAIVENLLARRAAKAASTGDDSETPDLAELANQIAQIKALLTQRNAISQSPAPFKIDLTPREQSVLNLVAEGLMNKEIARRLETSVRNVEKYVSRLFSKTGTNSRTELVRFALEHGLAK from the coding sequence ATGTCAGCACAATTGTTACTGGTGGATGATGAACCAGGGATACGGGAAGCCGTGAAAGACTATTTGCAAGAGAGCGGTTTCAGCGTTCAAGTCGCCAGTAACGCCCTTGAAGGTTGGGAATGGATGCAGCTGAATACACCCGACTTAGTGATTTCCGATGTGATGATGCCTCAAGTGGATGGCTATCAGTTCTTGAAGCAACTGCGAGAAGACCCCCGTTTCCAAACACTACCAGTAGTATTTTTAACAGCTAAAGGTATGACAGGCGATCGCATCCAAGGCTATCATGCTGGTGTTGATGCCTATCTACCCAAACCCTTCGATCCAGATGAGTTAGTGGCCATAGTCGAAAATTTGCTAGCCCGCCGCGCCGCTAAGGCTGCAAGTACCGGAGATGACTCTGAAACCCCCGATCTTGCTGAACTAGCTAATCAGATTGCCCAAATTAAGGCATTGTTAACTCAAAGAAATGCTATTTCTCAGTCGCCAGCCCCTTTTAAAATAGATTTGACACCGAGAGAGCAAAGTGTTTTAAATTTGGTTGCTGAAGGGTTGATGAACAAAGAAATCGCCCGCCGCTTAGAAACCAGCGTCCGTAATGTGGAAAAATACGTCAGCCGTTTGTTTAGTAAAACCGGCACCAATAGCCGTACAGAGTTAGTTCGTTTTGCTTTAGAACACGGTCTTGCTAAATAG
- a CDS encoding Npun_R1517 family heterocyst differentiation transcriptional regulator, which translates to MNSKALPRQINNLEVGVYECEIHLKFRLIEEKSLLSDREQLLQVLLDALTEGSDDFLETLQASVKAQEVSEFKASPQMRRQLMRLRNVAENPQV; encoded by the coding sequence ATGAACTCCAAAGCATTACCACGCCAGATAAATAATCTCGAAGTAGGTGTTTATGAGTGCGAAATCCATCTTAAATTCCGGTTGATTGAGGAAAAGAGTTTATTGAGCGATCGCGAGCAGCTTTTACAGGTGCTACTTGATGCTTTAACCGAAGGGTCTGATGACTTTCTAGAGACACTGCAAGCGTCTGTTAAAGCGCAGGAAGTGTCTGAGTTTAAAGCCTCTCCTCAAATGCGACGACAGCTAATGCGCTTGCGTAATGTTGCTGAAAATCCTCAGGTATAA
- a CDS encoding nitrate reductase associated protein, whose translation MTDFFQFEADFVDSLRCIPMQVRCKLDTCGIKLKLPDWNQMTTDERQALVELPCTTETEIQSYHDHIQQLIVGRTGIPAKKLPIEPHPAWLDSGIVPISLQEKAQEIGVTLTQKNWAALTPLQRFALIKLSQPGHENKNFKRAIAEFHLL comes from the coding sequence GTGACAGATTTCTTTCAATTTGAAGCAGATTTTGTTGATTCCCTGCGTTGCATTCCTATGCAGGTACGCTGTAAATTAGATACCTGTGGTATCAAGTTAAAATTGCCCGACTGGAACCAAATGACTACAGATGAGCGTCAAGCTTTAGTTGAATTACCTTGCACCACAGAAACGGAAATTCAGTCTTACCACGACCATATCCAGCAGTTAATTGTCGGACGTACTGGTATACCAGCAAAAAAATTGCCCATTGAGCCTCATCCCGCATGGTTAGACTCTGGCATAGTACCAATTAGCCTTCAGGAAAAAGCTCAAGAAATAGGTGTAACCTTGACACAAAAAAATTGGGCAGCCTTAACGCCATTACAGCGTTTTGCCTTAATTAAACTCAGCCAGCCAGGACATGAAAACAAAAACTTTAAGAGAGCGATCGCAGAATTCCATCTGCTTTAA
- a CDS encoding phosphate-starvation-inducible PsiE family protein, producing MKKLMRRILGATKDENFMHIIENIEVLVSKTLSIFMVIVIFVAITDLGIFIFKELFTIPYGKFNTTLYKVFGLFLNILIALEILENITAYLRKHVFQVELVIVTSLIAVARKIIILDLEKVGGLDIIGLGVAILALSISYLIIRLSNSKDAS from the coding sequence ATGAAAAAGTTAATGAGGCGAATTCTAGGAGCTACCAAAGATGAGAACTTTATGCACATCATCGAGAACATAGAAGTTCTAGTTTCTAAAACTTTATCTATTTTCATGGTAATTGTAATTTTCGTAGCTATTACAGATTTAGGAATCTTTATTTTTAAAGAATTATTTACAATACCTTACGGGAAGTTTAACACAACCCTTTATAAGGTTTTTGGTTTATTTTTAAATATTTTAATTGCCTTAGAAATCTTAGAAAATATTACAGCCTATCTCCGAAAACATGTTTTTCAAGTTGAATTAGTTATTGTTACCTCTTTAATTGCTGTTGCCAGAAAAATTATTATTCTTGACTTAGAAAAAGTTGGAGGTCTTGATATAATTGGTCTAGGTGTAGCTATTTTGGCCTTATCGATTAGTTATTTGATAATTCGTCTCAGTAATTCCAAAGATGCAAGTTGA
- a CDS encoding CHAT domain-containing protein, whose product MPSLNLAIARLLNTGTDNFAIWVVKAPYPSGYVLRDCVWPVELTQVWQEWQQMFAGHGRLDISPSSTSQKSNPLPIDLISPPSGQTTGPYSSRLMQYLGMNLWRWVFDGQILGSLERSRGIAMGQHTRLRFRLEIRDPDLIAFPWEIMQREPGQSAMSLSQDLLFSRTSTEVDALPYLRTDQALSILLVLGHDDKLQLEQEAAILQQILADTPGNSQRYAPCIVNQLIQPTPQQLIDELETKAYNVFFYAGHGLPDPDGGLLFLRPEMPLNGIELAQVLTRTGVKLAVFNACWGAQPAAINHQAIPASSLAEVLIRHGVPAVLGMRDEIADHESHSFIQAFTEALRSHKPIDEAVAQARQELLTLYKFNQPAWTLPVLYLHPDFNGELIKNLDEGITELPDTAIPDVGSSLPIASLRSLTPKGKTWLLRYGVTRIGRTKDNDIVIPEPSVSKRHAEIFCRNTLTDATLVRTYYLQDFSTYGTTWFLGPNGWQQILREEVPLKSGMQVKFGSARGETWEFVIQDS is encoded by the coding sequence ATGCCATCCCTGAATTTGGCGATCGCCCGTCTCCTAAACACTGGCACTGACAACTTCGCCATTTGGGTGGTCAAGGCTCCCTATCCCAGTGGCTACGTTTTACGTGACTGTGTATGGCCTGTTGAACTGACCCAAGTCTGGCAAGAATGGCAGCAGATGTTTGCTGGTCATGGTCGCCTTGATATTTCCCCTAGCTCAACATCTCAAAAGAGCAACCCATTGCCCATAGATTTGATTTCACCCCCTTCAGGTCAGACTACTGGCCCCTACAGCAGTCGTCTTATGCAATACTTGGGAATGAATTTATGGCGCTGGGTATTTGACGGACAAATTCTTGGTAGTCTAGAACGCAGTCGCGGTATTGCTATGGGTCAGCATACACGTTTGCGCTTCCGACTAGAAATTCGCGACCCGGATCTCATCGCTTTCCCTTGGGAAATTATGCAGCGTGAGCCTGGTCAATCGGCGATGTCTCTCTCGCAAGATTTGCTATTTAGTCGTACCAGCACTGAAGTTGATGCTTTACCCTATTTGCGAACTGACCAGGCTTTAAGTATTTTGCTAGTTTTAGGTCATGATGACAAACTGCAACTAGAACAAGAAGCCGCAATCTTACAGCAAATTCTTGCAGATACCCCTGGTAATTCCCAAAGATACGCGCCTTGTATAGTCAATCAACTCATTCAACCAACTCCACAGCAGTTGATTGATGAATTAGAAACCAAAGCATACAATGTTTTCTTTTACGCTGGACATGGTTTGCCAGACCCAGACGGAGGGTTACTGTTTTTGCGACCAGAGATGCCCCTAAATGGCATAGAATTGGCGCAAGTCTTGACGCGTACAGGTGTAAAGCTAGCGGTTTTTAACGCCTGTTGGGGGGCACAGCCAGCCGCAATCAACCATCAAGCGATCCCTGCCAGCAGTTTAGCAGAAGTACTGATTCGTCATGGTGTGCCTGCGGTTTTGGGGATGCGCGATGAAATCGCTGACCACGAAAGCCACAGTTTTATTCAAGCTTTTACCGAAGCTTTGCGATCGCACAAGCCAATTGATGAAGCCGTAGCCCAGGCTAGGCAAGAGTTGTTAACGCTGTATAAATTTAATCAACCTGCTTGGACTTTGCCTGTTCTCTACCTGCATCCAGATTTTAATGGCGAACTGATTAAGAATCTGGATGAAGGTATTACGGAACTTCCAGATACAGCCATTCCTGATGTTGGTTCCTCGCTTCCCATTGCAAGTTTACGATCGCTCACTCCCAAAGGTAAAACCTGGTTACTGCGTTATGGAGTTACCCGCATCGGCCGCACGAAAGACAATGATATCGTCATCCCCGAACCATCTGTATCAAAACGCCACGCCGAAATCTTTTGCCGCAATACTCTTACAGATGCTACATTGGTGCGAACTTATTACTTGCAAGATTTTTCTACCTACGGGACAACCTGGTTTTTAGGGCCTAATGGTTGGCAACAAATCCTCCGAGAGGAAGTCCCGTTGAAATCGGGAATGCAGGTAAAGTTTGGAAGTGCTAGAGGTGAAACCTGGGAGTTTGTGATTCAAGACTCCTAG
- a CDS encoding molybdopterin oxidoreductase family protein, whose amino-acid sequence MSEFTKTLCPYCGVGCGLEVSPPAQLGKATNRDNQGNPTWRVRGDKAHPSSQGMVCVKGATIAESLDKNRLHYPMVRDSLDQEFRRVSWDEAFDLITKRIQTIRFTQGPEALCMYGSGQFQTEDYYIAQKLMKGCLGTNNFDANSRLCMSSAVAGYIQSFGSDGPPCCYEDLELTDCAFLIGTNTAECHPIVFNRLEKYHKKNRKVKMIVVDPRRTPTAEAADLHLAIRPGTDIDLLNGIAHLLMRWNYIDTMFMDDCTINFPAYAEVIRHYPPEVVARQCGISIEDLETAARYWGKSERVLSLWSMGVNQSSEGTAKVRTIINLHLMTGQVGKPGAGPFSLTGQPNAMGGREAGGLAHLLPGYRVVKNPQHRAEVEEFWGLKPGQISPNPGLTAWEMITGLENGAVELLWIAATNPAVSMPDLERTKKALLRSPFTIYQDAYYPTETSAYAHVLLPAAQWGEKTGVMTNSERVVTLCSGFRQPPREAKADWEIFAEVGRRLGFEKEFAFTNSAEVYAEFVQLTKNRPCDMTGISHTQLQAEGPTQWPHPEESRGSRGAGEAGGETSGKRLYTNLRFHTPDGRARFGAYYSKGLAEPPDPDYPFVLTNGRLYGHWHTQTRTGRIEKICKMHPEPFIEIHPRDAAKLGIVDNQCVEVRSRRGKAKFPAKVTKAIAPGTVFVPMHWGSLWADNAEANALTHPEACPDSLQPELKACAVQLIPISVEVPIKNHQLQSSQW is encoded by the coding sequence ATGAGTGAATTTACCAAAACCCTCTGTCCCTACTGTGGTGTTGGCTGCGGTTTAGAAGTTTCACCCCCAGCCCAACTTGGCAAAGCCACTAATCGAGATAACCAAGGAAATCCAACTTGGCGCGTGCGCGGCGATAAAGCCCATCCATCCAGTCAGGGTATGGTTTGCGTCAAAGGTGCAACGATCGCAGAATCTTTAGATAAAAATAGATTACATTACCCAATGGTGCGAGACTCCTTAGATCAAGAGTTTCGGCGTGTTAGTTGGGATGAAGCTTTCGATCTCATCACCAAGCGTATTCAAACTATCCGCTTCACCCAAGGGCCAGAAGCCTTATGTATGTATGGTTCAGGTCAGTTTCAAACCGAGGATTACTACATAGCCCAGAAACTCATGAAAGGCTGTCTGGGTACTAATAATTTTGATGCTAATTCTCGTTTATGTATGTCTAGTGCTGTGGCTGGCTACATTCAAAGCTTTGGTTCAGATGGGCCGCCATGCTGTTACGAAGACTTGGAGTTAACCGACTGTGCATTTTTAATTGGTACTAACACAGCCGAATGTCACCCCATTGTTTTTAACCGTCTAGAAAAATATCATAAAAAGAACCGCAAAGTCAAAATGATTGTGGTTGATCCCCGTCGCACACCAACCGCAGAAGCCGCTGATTTGCATTTAGCCATTCGTCCCGGAACAGATATCGACTTGTTGAATGGCATCGCTCACTTGTTGATGCGCTGGAACTACATTGATACCATGTTCATGGACGATTGCACCATCAACTTTCCTGCTTATGCGGAAGTAATTCGCCACTATCCGCCGGAAGTTGTGGCTCGTCAATGTGGAATCAGCATTGAGGATTTAGAAACAGCCGCGCGCTACTGGGGTAAATCTGAGCGGGTACTGTCTTTGTGGTCAATGGGTGTGAATCAATCCTCAGAAGGGACGGCTAAAGTCAGAACTATCATTAACCTGCACCTGATGACTGGACAGGTTGGCAAACCTGGGGCTGGCCCTTTCTCCCTCACTGGTCAACCGAACGCAATGGGAGGACGGGAAGCCGGAGGTTTGGCGCATTTATTACCAGGTTATCGGGTGGTGAAAAATCCTCAGCACCGCGCAGAAGTTGAGGAGTTTTGGGGACTTAAGCCGGGACAGATTTCGCCCAATCCCGGTTTGACTGCTTGGGAAATGATTACTGGGTTGGAAAATGGGGCTGTAGAGTTACTATGGATTGCCGCTACTAATCCCGCAGTGAGTATGCCAGATTTAGAGCGGACTAAAAAGGCATTGTTGCGATCGCCTTTCACTATCTACCAAGATGCCTATTATCCCACAGAAACTTCTGCTTACGCTCATGTTCTACTACCAGCAGCCCAGTGGGGTGAAAAAACTGGCGTGATGACAAACTCCGAACGGGTGGTAACTCTGTGTTCAGGATTCCGCCAACCGCCAAGAGAAGCAAAAGCAGATTGGGAAATTTTTGCCGAAGTTGGACGTAGATTAGGTTTTGAGAAAGAATTTGCCTTTACTAACTCTGCGGAAGTTTACGCTGAGTTTGTCCAACTAACTAAAAATCGCCCTTGCGATATGACAGGTATCAGTCATACGCAATTACAAGCAGAAGGCCCGACGCAATGGCCCCATCCTGAAGAGAGCAGGGGGAGCAGAGGAGCAGGGGAGGCAGGGGGAGAAACCTCTGGAAAGCGTTTATATACTAATTTGCGTTTCCACACCCCTGATGGACGCGCTCGATTTGGGGCATATTACTCAAAGGGATTGGCAGAACCACCAGACCCAGATTATCCCTTTGTACTAACTAATGGACGACTTTACGGACACTGGCATACGCAGACACGCACTGGTCGAATTGAAAAAATTTGCAAAATGCATCCCGAACCGTTTATTGAAATTCATCCCCGTGATGCTGCTAAGTTAGGTATTGTAGATAATCAGTGTGTGGAAGTGCGATCGCGTCGCGGTAAAGCGAAGTTTCCTGCTAAAGTAACAAAAGCGATCGCACCTGGTACAGTTTTTGTCCCTATGCACTGGGGTTCACTGTGGGCAGACAATGCCGAAGCTAACGCCCTCACCCATCCAGAAGCGTGCCCCGATTCACTCCAACCAGAATTAAAAGCCTGTGCAGTGCAATTGATACCAATTTCAGTAGAAGTTCCCATCAAAAATCATCAACTCCAGTCTTCACAATGGTAA
- a CDS encoding NAD(P)H-quinone oxidoreductase subunit M, translating into MDNPMLLKSTTRHIRIFAGEIDRDGDLVPSQQVLTLDVDPDNEFNWNEDALQKIYRKFDELVEASSGEDLTDYNLRRVGSDLEHYLRSLLQKGEVSYNLSARVTNYSMGVPQVAIDDKQ; encoded by the coding sequence ATGGATAACCCGATGCTGCTCAAGTCCACAACCCGGCATATCCGCATTTTCGCAGGTGAAATTGACCGGGATGGCGATCTAGTTCCTAGTCAACAAGTCTTAACCTTAGATGTTGACCCAGATAACGAATTTAATTGGAATGAAGATGCCCTGCAAAAAATTTATCGAAAATTTGATGAATTAGTAGAAGCATCTAGTGGCGAAGACCTCACAGATTATAACTTACGCCGTGTGGGGTCAGATTTAGAGCATTACCTGCGATCGCTCCTCCAAAAAGGAGAAGTGAGCTACAATCTTTCTGCCCGTGTTACCAACTACAGCATGGGAGTCCCTCAAGTTGCCATTGACGACAAACAATAA
- a CDS encoding PrsW family glutamic-type intramembrane protease: MTGKNARHNAFLRLVSGNGAISGAESRYSLPPSKEMVIGRDPSCQVVLDAMIYRMVSRRHAVVRPLSLSPDSKFSWVLCDLNSANGTYLNGQRLYECQELHPGDRISLGADGPQYIFEYEYTSITPATTVNQVTPLPSATNYHNHTQLKQPDSVSFTQLFPIISTGKDLTSKAYLVPGILTVIFVVLMFATVGRPQANQVIVASYIAFAAYYFVYQLCGKQKPWWVLMATALGTTLILLSPVLDLFIFVFRGILPGSLPTPQESITFTELLVRMFFGAGLMEELLKALPVLGAFAIGRMLSSPWRERIGIWEPLDGILLGTASAVGFTLLETLGQYVPDITQNVTQQVGIGAAGQLAGLQLLIPRILGSVAGHMAYSGYLGYFIGLAVLKPSRSWQILSIGYLSASALHALWNATGSINALLLVVVGVLSYAFLMAAILKARALSPTRSQNFATRFLGPK; this comes from the coding sequence ATGACAGGCAAAAACGCAAGACATAATGCATTTCTGCGGCTAGTGTCTGGTAATGGGGCAATTTCTGGAGCAGAATCTCGCTACTCACTGCCCCCCAGTAAAGAGATGGTAATTGGACGCGACCCCAGCTGCCAAGTTGTCTTGGATGCCATGATCTACCGGATGGTATCTCGTCGTCATGCAGTGGTTCGTCCACTTTCTCTATCCCCAGATAGCAAATTTAGCTGGGTGCTTTGTGACTTGAATAGTGCTAATGGCACTTATTTGAATGGACAACGCTTGTATGAATGCCAAGAATTGCACCCAGGCGATCGCATTTCTCTAGGTGCTGATGGGCCGCAATATATTTTTGAGTATGAGTATACCTCAATTACTCCGGCAACGACAGTGAACCAAGTTACACCACTGCCTTCGGCGACAAACTACCACAACCACACGCAATTAAAGCAGCCGGATTCTGTTAGCTTCACCCAGCTTTTTCCGATTATTTCTACTGGTAAAGATTTAACTAGTAAAGCTTACCTTGTACCGGGAATACTGACCGTCATCTTTGTAGTGTTAATGTTTGCTACAGTCGGTCGTCCCCAAGCAAATCAAGTGATTGTAGCAAGTTATATCGCTTTCGCTGCCTACTATTTTGTTTACCAACTTTGCGGCAAACAGAAGCCTTGGTGGGTACTAATGGCTACAGCATTGGGTACAACACTGATTTTGCTCAGTCCGGTGTTGGATCTATTTATCTTCGTGTTTCGCGGCATCTTGCCTGGAAGCTTGCCCACACCTCAAGAATCGATCACCTTCACAGAGTTGCTGGTGCGGATGTTTTTTGGCGCTGGCTTGATGGAAGAATTACTTAAGGCATTACCTGTACTAGGAGCCTTTGCCATCGGTAGAATGTTGTCTTCACCTTGGCGGGAACGCATTGGTATTTGGGAACCTCTAGATGGTATTCTCTTGGGAACGGCTTCTGCTGTAGGTTTCACTCTCTTGGAAACTCTCGGACAGTATGTGCCAGATATCACTCAAAATGTCACGCAACAGGTAGGTATAGGCGCTGCTGGTCAACTGGCAGGTTTACAACTGCTAATTCCCCGAATTTTAGGCTCTGTAGCCGGACATATGGCTTATAGTGGCTACCTTGGTTATTTTATTGGTTTGGCTGTCCTCAAACCTAGTAGGAGTTGGCAAATTCTTTCTATTGGTTATCTGAGTGCCTCTGCGCTCCATGCTCTGTGGAATGCTACAGGATCAATCAATGCCTTGCTGTTAGTAGTTGTTGGGGTTTTATCTTACGCCTTTTTGATGGCGGCAATTCTCAAAGCACGGGCGCTGTCACCAACGCGATCGCAAAATTTTGCTACCCGATTTCTAGGGCCAAAATAG
- a CDS encoding protein phosphatase 2C domain-containing protein → MENDAATLYCPNENCQAANPLTHKFCQRCSTPLPKNYLWAVVDGPNVGSPGEILADRYLILDKFVLLDTKPGLLALTPELDNLQPLKAYLRLIPYRLHVPQVYGVLFVADGSSEREILLLEKPPLLVDDTIQKVSLGSELTIAWRDATSMRQLNWLWQIAHLWQPLASEGVASSLLDSYVLRVEGSLVRLLELRFDGATPELTQLGEFWQQLIGDAKPAITEFVERVSLALIQGKINSTDQLIGVLDQGLAGLGRSQTPTIQIITKTDTGPSRQRNEDACSPPSGTLVSKPPQPTALAIVCDGIGGHEGGNVASNLAIETIQQQVQQLTKVPYDHIDPSLLLNDLDKAVAMANDKISQRNDGENRQGRQRMGTTLVMALPVAHEMYITHVGDSRAYWITRQGCYQVTLDDDVASREVRLGYAIYREAVQQSAAGSLVQALGMGPSSSLHPTSGRFMLDEDAVFLLTSDGLSDFDRVEEYWETEILPILLGEADIATVANRLVELANTKNGHDNVTVALVHYQVQYWEPEITIKAVIPESYSAKTVDLASRATAPTVLGSPNHKTQVITEKEPVKKRSLPLQWIVPLLFVVAAGALGLFVKQLRSQSWTFPTFANPTPTANPTIAATPTPRSLANLSPGWVIKTNNDISLGNNQSLPRGTFLEVIEKKSNPKPASGNFSVSMRVCANKSTQTLANTNTPAVTTSVPPNSKPLPATILLDLSQLNRFGVSVLQSDAPSPCTPVTQPPVTEPGDTSPT, encoded by the coding sequence ATGGAAAATGACGCGGCAACGCTCTACTGTCCAAACGAAAATTGTCAGGCTGCCAACCCCCTGACTCACAAGTTTTGCCAGCGATGTTCCACGCCCCTACCTAAAAATTATCTCTGGGCTGTGGTAGATGGCCCAAACGTGGGTAGCCCTGGAGAAATATTAGCCGATCGCTATTTAATCCTTGATAAATTTGTTCTTTTAGATACAAAGCCTGGTTTATTAGCCCTAACGCCGGAGTTAGATAATCTTCAGCCCCTAAAAGCTTACCTGAGGCTCATTCCCTACCGCTTACACGTACCGCAGGTCTATGGAGTGCTGTTTGTTGCTGACGGATCTTCCGAGCGAGAAATATTACTCTTAGAAAAACCGCCACTATTAGTAGATGACACTATCCAAAAAGTGAGTTTGGGCAGTGAATTAACCATTGCTTGGCGTGATGCAACATCGATGCGCCAACTCAATTGGTTATGGCAAATAGCTCATCTGTGGCAACCTCTTGCAAGTGAAGGTGTCGCCTCTAGCTTACTGGACTCTTATGTACTACGGGTAGAAGGATCGTTAGTACGTTTATTGGAATTGCGTTTTGATGGCGCCACACCAGAATTAACCCAATTAGGCGAATTTTGGCAGCAGTTGATCGGTGATGCCAAACCAGCCATAACTGAATTTGTCGAGCGCGTTAGCCTTGCTTTAATTCAGGGAAAGATTAATTCCACCGATCAATTAATCGGAGTTTTAGATCAAGGACTGGCTGGGTTAGGGCGATCGCAAACACCCACAATCCAAATTATCACCAAAACCGATACCGGACCAAGTCGCCAGCGTAACGAAGATGCCTGTAGCCCCCCCAGTGGAACTCTAGTCAGCAAACCACCGCAGCCAACCGCCTTAGCAATTGTCTGTGATGGCATCGGTGGTCACGAAGGCGGCAATGTCGCCTCAAATTTAGCCATTGAAACAATCCAGCAGCAGGTACAGCAACTAACAAAAGTTCCCTACGACCACATAGACCCTTCACTGCTGCTAAATGACTTAGATAAAGCAGTGGCAATGGCCAATGACAAAATTAGTCAGCGCAATGACGGTGAAAATCGCCAAGGGCGTCAACGTATGGGCACGACCTTAGTCATGGCATTGCCTGTTGCTCATGAAATGTACATTACCCACGTCGGCGATAGTCGTGCCTACTGGATTACACGCCAAGGCTGTTATCAAGTTACCCTCGATGATGATGTCGCCTCCCGCGAAGTGCGGCTAGGTTATGCCATTTATCGCGAGGCTGTACAACAAAGTGCCGCTGGCTCTCTTGTCCAAGCCTTGGGGATGGGGCCCAGCAGTTCACTGCATCCCACATCGGGACGGTTTATGCTAGACGAAGATGCAGTTTTTCTGCTCACATCCGATGGTTTGAGTGATTTCGATCGGGTAGAGGAGTACTGGGAAACTGAAATCTTGCCGATTCTACTTGGGGAAGCAGATATAGCAACTGTTGCCAATAGATTAGTCGAACTTGCTAATACTAAAAATGGACACGATAATGTCACCGTCGCTTTAGTTCATTATCAAGTCCAATATTGGGAACCAGAAATCACCATCAAAGCAGTGATTCCAGAGAGTTATTCTGCCAAAACTGTTGATTTGGCATCCAGGGCGACAGCTCCGACAGTTTTAGGTAGCCCAAACCACAAAACTCAGGTAATTACTGAAAAGGAGCCAGTCAAAAAGCGCAGTTTACCGCTACAGTGGATTGTTCCATTACTATTTGTGGTAGCCGCAGGTGCTTTAGGATTGTTCGTAAAGCAACTGCGATCGCAATCATGGACATTTCCAACTTTTGCCAATCCCACCCCAACTGCCAACCCTACCATTGCAGCAACACCCACACCGCGATCGCTGGCTAATCTTTCTCCTGGTTGGGTAATTAAAACCAATAATGACATCTCCTTGGGAAACAACCAATCACTTCCTCGTGGGACTTTTTTAGAGGTTATTGAGAAAAAATCAAATCCCAAACCGGCTTCTGGGAATTTTTCAGTGTCTATGCGAGTCTGTGCCAATAAAAGTACACAAACTCTAGCTAATACTAATACCCCAGCTGTAACTACCTCAGTTCCACCAAATTCCAAACCTTTGCCAGCAACAATATTGCTAGACTTGTCCCAACTCAACCGTTTTGGTGTTTCTGTTTTACAATCAGATGCACCAAGTCCATGTACACCCGTTACCCAACCGCCAGTTACCGAACCAGGTGACACAAGTCCAACTTAG